The sequence CTCTGAAGTGGTTCAGACATACACGTTCGACTTTTTCAACTATGCTGGCATTCACCGGACCGTTGCTTTGTACACGGTGCCCCGGGTGTTCATCCGTGAAGTTGTGGTTAACACCGATCTGGTGGGCGACGAGGGTCAGATCTACTACTCGGTGGACAGTAGTGTGAATGCGACCAACGACCTTCAAGCGACGGTCAAAGTGATTGATAAGGACGGTACGGTGGTGGGGGTTGACATCGCCACGGGGACGGCACTGAAGGGGGTGGTCATTGTGAAAAATGTCAAACCTTGGTGGCCGTATTTGATGCACGAGGATCCGGGCTACATGTACACGATGGAGGTGACACTGGAGGGTAAATCTAATGAAGCCTCCGAGCCGGTCGGCGATATTCACGATATTTATCGACTGAAAGTTGGGGTGCGGGTACTGGAATGGAACAGTACTTCGTTGCTGATTAATGGGCAGCCTATTTATTTCCGTGGGTTCGGAAGGCATGAAGATTCTGATGTGAGTTAGCGGAATCGTTAGACATGACAGTCACTGATGATACTTTGTTTATCGTTGGTAGATTCGAGGCAAAGgcctggattatgcattattgACGAAAGATTTTAATCTTTTGAAATGGGTTGGAGCAAACGCGTATAGAACATCGCACTACCCGTACTCGGAGGAGAGCATGCAGTTTGCGGATGAACACGGGATCATGATAATCGATGAGTGCCCAAGCGTGGACACTgagtaggtttttttttcaaataatttatgtTATAAACATTTCTCAGTAAATAATGTTTCAGGAGCTACTCGCAAATTCTGTTGGAAAAGCACAAATTCAGTGTGGAACAGCTGGTACATCGGGATCGCAATCATCCGAGTGTAATTATGTGGTCCATAGCCAACGAACCTCGTACCAATCAGATGGCTGCTGATGCATACTTTGAGGCAGTTGCCAAATACACCCGTGAGTTGGATCCTTCCCGGCCCGTAACTGCTTCCATTGCTGTTGGCGTTGACGATGATAGAGCGGTAAGATTGATCGATCTCACTTTATCAGAGGTTCAGTTGGACCCTAGAATTGAAGTCTCCGTAATAAATTCACTACGCGAAAATCAGTCACTTCTagttgcgaaaaaaaaaagttcgcagCCGGTAGGATTCGAACCTACGCTCCCAGAGGGAATCTGATTTCGAGTCAGACGCCTTAACCACTCGGCCACGACTGCTGGTGGGTGTGTGGGGTTTTATGGCCTACTTTATACTTGATACCATCGTCTAGAaaaagaatgaatgaatgagTTGCTATAATCGTGAATGACATTTCACCTTTTGTTCTCCCGTAGGCCAAACATTTGGATATCGTTAGCTTCAACCGTTACAACGGATGGTATCAAAATGCCGGAAAGTTAAACATGATCACGAATCGGGTGATGGACGAAGCTCACGCGTGGCACACCAAACATAACAAACCGGTGCTTATGTCCGAGTATGGTGCGGACACAATGGAAGGCCTACATCTGGTTAATATGCTCATTTCTCTCTTCTCATCAGCATGCTTTTCAAACCAGATCCCACAGATCGACTAACCCGATCGCATTTACCTTCCAGCTTCCGGCTTACATCTGGTCCGAAGACTACCAGTCGCAGGTATTTAGTCGGCACTTCCGTGCCTTCGATCGACTCCGGCAGGAGAAATTCTTCATCGGAGAGTTCGTGTGGAACTTTGCTGATTTCAAAACGGCTCAAAGTAAGGACCGACCGCAGCGTCATTCTTCGGACGCGGATAATCCTATTCTTCTTCGCCTTACAGCGTACACCCGGGTGGGAGGCAACAAAAAGGGTATTTTCACGCGTAATCGGCAACCGAAAGCGGCGGCCTATTTGCTGCGACAGCGGTATCACGCATTAGCCAAAGAGCAACAGCAGAGCGTAAGATTACCGGACGATCTGTTCCTGTATACGGCAGGGGGCAGTGAGAGTGCGGTATGCGAGAAGTGTGAGCTATAGATTGAAGTGACCAAATCGAGGATTTCAGTTCTTTTACAGCCTACAAATGATCAGGGATGCAATTTATgtctaaaaatctaaactgaAATCTTTACAATTAaagagtttttttgtaaataattttattgttataaataaaatgataaatcCGAGGCTAACAGTTTGGTTATTTACATCACATCGGGAGGCTCAACCACTTTCAGGCATTCGTCGGCGAACTCCACAAACAGTGGTTCCATCATCGCAATTTGAATGGCTTTTCGAGCACTTGGAGCGCTATCGATCTCTTCCAGCAGTTTTCGCAAGTGTGGATTGTACAGCAGATTTTTCAGAGCCTCGGAGTttcctattgaataaaaaatcagtTCGGGGTCAATACTTTTATTGGATTTTTATACTTAGTTCCTCCAATTTTTCGGTTTCCACGGTGTCAATTGTTGTGTACAGAAGAATCCTCTGGGGCCGTCGGTCCTCTCGGATCTCAAGCTCGCGTGTAGAACTGTTACCACAAGGTACTTCCTGGTGTTTCTTGTAGCATGCTACCGAACAACTGCGAAAAAGAAAGACCGGCTTTGATATTAATATCTCGAAAAATTATAGTTTGGA comes from Malaya genurostris strain Urasoe2022 chromosome 3, Malgen_1.1, whole genome shotgun sequence and encodes:
- the LOC131434775 gene encoding beta-glucuronidase isoform X1, with the protein product MGLDFFPPSVIFQWASQHLSQVHAVVVGRSKKHSGGMKLLTTIEQMIRRRPRRTAVLTALTFLIMGTIGYMVNTVFGAMFTSGNESSTVGLLYPIESETREVKKLDGMWNFVRTDTTDPGKGLREKWYSDDLSKFRSTIAMPVPSSYNDITEDAGLRDHVGTVWYDRRFFVPKSWTSQRVFVRFGSVHYDAIVWINGQQVIKHEFGHLPFEADISGVLNYGAENRVTVLCDNVLLQTTVPQGKILSQPVDGGSEVVQTYTFDFFNYAGIHRTVALYTVPRVFIREVVVNTDLVGDEGQIYYSVDSSVNATNDLQATVKVIDKDGTVVGVDIATGTALKGVVIVKNVKPWWPYLMHEDPGYMYTMEVTLEGKSNEASEPVGDIHDIYRLKVGVRVLEWNSTSLLINGQPIYFRGFGRHEDSDIRGKGLDYALLTKDFNLLKWVGANAYRTSHYPYSEESMQFADEHGIMIIDECPSVDTESYSQILLEKHKFSVEQLVHRDRNHPSVIMWSIANEPRTNQMAADAYFEAVAKYTRELDPSRPVTASIAVGVDDDRAAKHLDIVSFNRYNGWYQNAGKLNMITNRVMDEAHAWHTKHNKPVLMSEYGADTMEGLHLLPAYIWSEDYQSQVFSRHFRAFDRLRQEKFFIGEFVWNFADFKTAQTYTRVGGNKKGIFTRNRQPKAAAYLLRQRYHALAKEQQQSVRLPDDLFLYTAGGSESAVCEKCEL
- the LOC131434775 gene encoding beta-glucuronidase isoform X3, which produces MLGVEVIPLLPSSSRWRFQVLGTLVAWYNALTFLIMGTIGYMVNTVFGAMFTSGNESSTVGLLYPIESETREVKKLDGMWNFVRTDTTDPGKGLREKWYSDDLSKFRSTIAMPVPSSYNDITEDAGLRDHVGTVWYDRRFFVPKSWTSQRVFVRFGSVHYDAIVWINGQQVIKHEFGHLPFEADISGVLNYGAENRVTVLCDNVLLQTTVPQGKILSQPVDGGSEVVQTYTFDFFNYAGIHRTVALYTVPRVFIREVVVNTDLVGDEGQIYYSVDSSVNATNDLQATVKVIDKDGTVVGVDIATGTALKGVVIVKNVKPWWPYLMHEDPGYMYTMEVTLEGKSNEASEPVGDIHDIYRLKVGVRVLEWNSTSLLINGQPIYFRGFGRHEDSDIRGKGLDYALLTKDFNLLKWVGANAYRTSHYPYSEESMQFADEHGIMIIDECPSVDTESYSQILLEKHKFSVEQLVHRDRNHPSVIMWSIANEPRTNQMAADAYFEAVAKYTRELDPSRPVTASIAVGVDDDRAAKHLDIVSFNRYNGWYQNAGKLNMITNRVMDEAHAWHTKHNKPVLMSEYGADTMEGLHLLPAYIWSEDYQSQVFSRHFRAFDRLRQEKFFIGEFVWNFADFKTAQTYTRVGGNKKGIFTRNRQPKAAAYLLRQRYHALAKEQQQSVRLPDDLFLYTAGGSESAVCEKCEL
- the LOC131434776 gene encoding zinc finger HIT domain-containing protein 3, with the translated sequence MMKCAVCDENDKKYKCKTCEVPYCSVACYKKHQEVPCGNSSTRELEIREDRRPQRILLYTTIDTVETEKLEELRNSEALKNLLYNPHLRKLLEEIDSAPSARKAIQIAMMEPLFVEFADECLKVVEPPDVM
- the LOC131434775 gene encoding beta-glucuronidase isoform X7, yielding MGTIGYMVNTVFGAMFTSGNESSTVGLLYPIESETREVKKLDGMWNFVRTDTTDPGKGLREKWYSDDLSKFRSTIAMPVPSSYNDITEDAGLRDHVGTVWYDRRFFVPKSWTSQRVFVRFGSVHYDAIVWINGQQVIKHEFGHLPFEADISGVLNYGAENRVTVLCDNVLLQTTVPQGKILSQPVDGGSEVVQTYTFDFFNYAGIHRTVALYTVPRVFIREVVVNTDLVGDEGQIYYSVDSSVNATNDLQATVKVIDKDGTVVGVDIATGTALKGVVIVKNVKPWWPYLMHEDPGYMYTMEVTLEGKSNEASEPVGDIHDIYRLKVGVRVLEWNSTSLLINGQPIYFRGFGRHEDSDIRGKGLDYALLTKDFNLLKWVGANAYRTSHYPYSEESMQFADEHGIMIIDECPSVDTESYSQILLEKHKFSVEQLVHRDRNHPSVIMWSIANEPRTNQMAADAYFEAVAKYTRELDPSRPVTASIAVGVDDDRAAKHLDIVSFNRYNGWYQNAGKLNMITNRVMDEAHAWHTKHNKPVLMSEYGADTMEGLHLLPAYIWSEDYQSQVFSRHFRAFDRLRQEKFFIGEFVWNFADFKTAQTYTRVGGNKKGIFTRNRQPKAAAYLLRQRYHALAKEQQQSVRLPDDLFLYTAGGSESAVCEKCEL
- the LOC131434775 gene encoding beta-glucuronidase isoform X6, whose product is MLQKSLTFLIMGTIGYMVNTVFGAMFTSGNESSTVGLLYPIESETREVKKLDGMWNFVRTDTTDPGKGLREKWYSDDLSKFRSTIAMPVPSSYNDITEDAGLRDHVGTVWYDRRFFVPKSWTSQRVFVRFGSVHYDAIVWINGQQVIKHEFGHLPFEADISGVLNYGAENRVTVLCDNVLLQTTVPQGKILSQPVDGGSEVVQTYTFDFFNYAGIHRTVALYTVPRVFIREVVVNTDLVGDEGQIYYSVDSSVNATNDLQATVKVIDKDGTVVGVDIATGTALKGVVIVKNVKPWWPYLMHEDPGYMYTMEVTLEGKSNEASEPVGDIHDIYRLKVGVRVLEWNSTSLLINGQPIYFRGFGRHEDSDIRGKGLDYALLTKDFNLLKWVGANAYRTSHYPYSEESMQFADEHGIMIIDECPSVDTESYSQILLEKHKFSVEQLVHRDRNHPSVIMWSIANEPRTNQMAADAYFEAVAKYTRELDPSRPVTASIAVGVDDDRAAKHLDIVSFNRYNGWYQNAGKLNMITNRVMDEAHAWHTKHNKPVLMSEYGADTMEGLHLLPAYIWSEDYQSQVFSRHFRAFDRLRQEKFFIGEFVWNFADFKTAQTYTRVGGNKKGIFTRNRQPKAAAYLLRQRYHALAKEQQQSVRLPDDLFLYTAGGSESAVCEKCEL
- the LOC131434775 gene encoding beta-glucuronidase isoform X2; translation: MGSDDETSRLVQLRKRQKRRLEKLREIQHSHNMRLLVSVLIALTFLIMGTIGYMVNTVFGAMFTSGNESSTVGLLYPIESETREVKKLDGMWNFVRTDTTDPGKGLREKWYSDDLSKFRSTIAMPVPSSYNDITEDAGLRDHVGTVWYDRRFFVPKSWTSQRVFVRFGSVHYDAIVWINGQQVIKHEFGHLPFEADISGVLNYGAENRVTVLCDNVLLQTTVPQGKILSQPVDGGSEVVQTYTFDFFNYAGIHRTVALYTVPRVFIREVVVNTDLVGDEGQIYYSVDSSVNATNDLQATVKVIDKDGTVVGVDIATGTALKGVVIVKNVKPWWPYLMHEDPGYMYTMEVTLEGKSNEASEPVGDIHDIYRLKVGVRVLEWNSTSLLINGQPIYFRGFGRHEDSDIRGKGLDYALLTKDFNLLKWVGANAYRTSHYPYSEESMQFADEHGIMIIDECPSVDTESYSQILLEKHKFSVEQLVHRDRNHPSVIMWSIANEPRTNQMAADAYFEAVAKYTRELDPSRPVTASIAVGVDDDRAAKHLDIVSFNRYNGWYQNAGKLNMITNRVMDEAHAWHTKHNKPVLMSEYGADTMEGLHLLPAYIWSEDYQSQVFSRHFRAFDRLRQEKFFIGEFVWNFADFKTAQTYTRVGGNKKGIFTRNRQPKAAAYLLRQRYHALAKEQQQSVRLPDDLFLYTAGGSESAVCEKCEL
- the LOC131434775 gene encoding beta-glucuronidase isoform X4, yielding MAACKILTKLQGIQLHYVDNALTFLIMGTIGYMVNTVFGAMFTSGNESSTVGLLYPIESETREVKKLDGMWNFVRTDTTDPGKGLREKWYSDDLSKFRSTIAMPVPSSYNDITEDAGLRDHVGTVWYDRRFFVPKSWTSQRVFVRFGSVHYDAIVWINGQQVIKHEFGHLPFEADISGVLNYGAENRVTVLCDNVLLQTTVPQGKILSQPVDGGSEVVQTYTFDFFNYAGIHRTVALYTVPRVFIREVVVNTDLVGDEGQIYYSVDSSVNATNDLQATVKVIDKDGTVVGVDIATGTALKGVVIVKNVKPWWPYLMHEDPGYMYTMEVTLEGKSNEASEPVGDIHDIYRLKVGVRVLEWNSTSLLINGQPIYFRGFGRHEDSDIRGKGLDYALLTKDFNLLKWVGANAYRTSHYPYSEESMQFADEHGIMIIDECPSVDTESYSQILLEKHKFSVEQLVHRDRNHPSVIMWSIANEPRTNQMAADAYFEAVAKYTRELDPSRPVTASIAVGVDDDRAAKHLDIVSFNRYNGWYQNAGKLNMITNRVMDEAHAWHTKHNKPVLMSEYGADTMEGLHLLPAYIWSEDYQSQVFSRHFRAFDRLRQEKFFIGEFVWNFADFKTAQTYTRVGGNKKGIFTRNRQPKAAAYLLRQRYHALAKEQQQSVRLPDDLFLYTAGGSESAVCEKCEL
- the LOC131434775 gene encoding beta-glucuronidase isoform X5; translation: MAIYRMERRGTALTFLIMGTIGYMVNTVFGAMFTSGNESSTVGLLYPIESETREVKKLDGMWNFVRTDTTDPGKGLREKWYSDDLSKFRSTIAMPVPSSYNDITEDAGLRDHVGTVWYDRRFFVPKSWTSQRVFVRFGSVHYDAIVWINGQQVIKHEFGHLPFEADISGVLNYGAENRVTVLCDNVLLQTTVPQGKILSQPVDGGSEVVQTYTFDFFNYAGIHRTVALYTVPRVFIREVVVNTDLVGDEGQIYYSVDSSVNATNDLQATVKVIDKDGTVVGVDIATGTALKGVVIVKNVKPWWPYLMHEDPGYMYTMEVTLEGKSNEASEPVGDIHDIYRLKVGVRVLEWNSTSLLINGQPIYFRGFGRHEDSDIRGKGLDYALLTKDFNLLKWVGANAYRTSHYPYSEESMQFADEHGIMIIDECPSVDTESYSQILLEKHKFSVEQLVHRDRNHPSVIMWSIANEPRTNQMAADAYFEAVAKYTRELDPSRPVTASIAVGVDDDRAAKHLDIVSFNRYNGWYQNAGKLNMITNRVMDEAHAWHTKHNKPVLMSEYGADTMEGLHLLPAYIWSEDYQSQVFSRHFRAFDRLRQEKFFIGEFVWNFADFKTAQTYTRVGGNKKGIFTRNRQPKAAAYLLRQRYHALAKEQQQSVRLPDDLFLYTAGGSESAVCEKCEL